CTATTAAAAAAATATTTTATTCAAAAAAAATCCGGGGTATATATAGCCGTTACATGGAGTGAACAACCCGATATGACTTATGCTAAAGCACAACAGATTATACTTAAGCTGATCCATGAGAATATACATTTTGATGAAATAAAATTATAAAAAGGTGTGTAAAAATGTGGAAAAATACGATTGCAATTATTGGATCTAATGTAAACGCGGTCATATTCGCTACAAGGGCAAAAGCTTTAAATATTAAAACAATTTGTTTTGCATGGAATAATTGTCTTGATGCTAAAGATGTAGTCGATAAATTTTATTTAACTGATGTATTAGAACCGGATAAAGTAGTAGATATATGCAAAAAAGAAAATATACAAGGTGTACTCTGCGCTACTGAAAGTGCATTATATGACACGGCCTGTATTGCTTCAAGGTTAGGGCTGGTATGTAATTCTGTAGAAGTTGCAAAAAATGTAACAAATAAATTTTATGTTAGAAACAATACAAACGATTTACAGTTTATAAAAACTCCCAAGTATTTTATTGTATGTGATGACGATAATTTTGACATAGATCAAATAAAAAAATATCCTGTAATAATTAAACCGGTGCGCAGTACTGCTAAAAAAGGTATTACAGTAGTTTATTCCAATAATGAAGTTGAAGCTGCTTTAGATTATGCATGTTCATCAGTTACTAATAATGATGGGATCTTAGTAGAAGAATTTTTAGCTGATGGTGATGAATATTCCGTTGAAAGCCTTTCTTTTAATGGAAAACACCATGTGATACAGATAACCAATAAAATTTCAAGCGGACCGCCGCATTGCATTGAATTGGAGTACCACCAAGGTAATGTTTTGACTGACGATATGCACAAAAAAGTTGCGTTCGGTATTGACGAACTATTAACCAAACTCGGTATTACTTTTGGTCCATGCCATACAGAAATAAAGATTATTGGTGATAAAATCTACTTAATTGAATTAAATGCTCGCATGGGAGGGGGCGGAATTTCTTATCCATTAACGGAGCTTTCCACCGGTTATCCGTATATTAGTGCCATACTGCTATGTTCTTTGAATATTTTTTTACCGCCGCCCCAAAATAATTACAAAGGTAGTGAAAATATGCCGGAATATATTACGTAGTAAAACAAAATGAATATTTAAAAAGTATTTTAAATAATTGCGATAGAGAAGAATGGTTTTTCAAAAAAGAAGTCAATAATGCCCCATTAGTTGAAGTTACAACAAACTATGAACGTAAGAATTGGTTTATGTACTTAAGTGATCATAAAATTAAGTTTTGAGATGATTGGAATAATTAGTATATATTTTGAAGGATTAAATCTATGAGCAAAGGAAACTATTCCAAACTTACAAAAATTACCATTGCCGGTTATAAATCTATAGCGTATGATTTTCCGCAGGAAATCCCAATCGGTGATATAAACATTCTAATCGGTGCAAATGGTTCAGGCAAGAGTAATCTTATTTCTTTTTTTAGAATGCTTAATTATATGATGACAGGAGCATTGCAAACTTATATTGGTCAAAGCGGGTCAGCGGAAAATCTTTTGCACTTCGGTTCGAAAAAAACGCCGTTTATAAATGCCTCGCTTGAATTTACGAATGATAAAAATGTAAAAGATATCTACAATATGACACTGGTTAAAACCGTGCAGGATTCTTTTATTTTTTCTGAAGAAAGTATAAAATATAATGGTAAAATTTATAATTTAAACGAGGGACATAAAGAATCGTTTCTATTTACCGGTAAAGCTATGAACAAGGCCACGGAAATTATCGGATGCTTACTTTCGAAATGCAGAATATTTCAGTTTCATGATACATCAGTTTCTTCAAATATACGTACAAATTCTTTTCTTGATAACAATAAGTATTTATTCGGTAACGGCGGTAATTTAGCATCGGTTTTGTATCTTTTGAAAAATAAAGAAGTATATGAAAAGTATTATCGTAAGATAGTGTATTATATTCAAAATATTTTTCCACAATTTGATGATTTTGTGCTTGAGCCGTTACCGCTTAATCAAAATTACATTAAATTAAATTGGAAGCAAAAATCATCACTTGATTATATACTAGGAGTTGATCAACTTTCTGATGGAATAATACGTTTTATGGCTTTGGCTGTGTTACTTTTAACCCCGCCGGAACTTTTACCGAATATTATTGTTATCGATGAACCTGAATTAGGCTTGCATCCTCGAGCGATTGAAGCTCTTGCAGCTATGGTAAATGATGCGAGTCGTTATAGTCAAATTATATTAGCCACTCATTCGGAAAGGTTGCTTGATTGTTTAGATGCAAAAAATGTAATTACTGCGGATCAAGATAGATTGCATAATTGCAGTATATATAAACGGATTGATGAGGAAGCCTTACATGACTGGCTTGAGGAATATTCTCTTTCACAGCTTTGGAATAAAAATATACTGAGAGGGCAGCCTTAAATTATGACTACTATATATGTGATTTGTGAGGGGCAGACCGAAGCTGCTTTTGTAAGAAATATTCTCAATAAAGCACTTGGATACGATTGTAATACATGTATTGCTCCAATTGTTAATTCTGAAACCGATAAAAAAACAGGAAAAACTTATAAAGGTGGAATACAAAAATTCGTGAAGGTGGATAATGATATACAACATACACTAAGAAATATAAAGAAGCCTAAAGCTATCGTAACCACAATGTTTGATTACTATGCCTTACCTGCTGATTTTCCTGGTATGGTAGAAGCTGAACAAGCTGCTGATGTATATGAAAAAATTGAAATTATTGAAAGTGCACTGAAAACTTATTATTATGAAAAATATCCGTATATTAAATTTATTCCGTATATTCAGCTTCATGAATTTGAAACATTGCTTTTTACAAACATTGGAATCTTAGAAGAAGAATTTTTTGATCGAATTAATAAAAAAGAATTTGATAGTTTAGTAGATTTTGTAAACAATGAAGATAATATTGAACTTATAAATAGCGGTACTGATACGGCGCCGTCAAAACGAATAATAAAATGTATTCAATTTTATCATAAACCAATTGATGGAATGAAGATTTTGTCTAAAATAGATTTTTTAACAATTCGGGATAGATGTAAACATTTTAACGACTGGATAACAAAGCTGGAAAATAATGATTGATAAACACGGTAAACTTAAAGGAATAAAAACTATGAAAAAAAATATAAAACGAATCTTAAAGTTTGTATTAGGAAGACTGTATCGATGGTTGATGAAAGATAAAGTATGGTGGCGTAAATTTCTCTCTGTTGCTGCACCGGTATATGCAAGTAAAAGATTGTATGAGAAAGCACTCGGAAAAAAATTAAACTTAAAAAATCCTCAAACTTTAAATGAAAAATGTATGTGGCTTAAATTGAATACATATTATAGACACCCTCTTATAACGGAATGCTGCGATAAATATCGTGTGCGTGATTATGTAAAACGAATGGGCTGCGCAGAAATATTAAATGATTTGATCGGCGTATGGGACAATCCTGATAAAATTGATTTTGATAAATTACCGAATCAGTTTGTTTTAAAATGTAATCATGGAGCAGGATTTAATATAATATGCAGAGACAAAACAAAGCTGGATATTTCGAAAACGAAAAAACAATTAAAAAAATGGCTCAAAGAGGATTATTGGAAACTCTATGCCGAAACACAATATAAATTTATAAAAAAGAAAATTATTTGTGAAAAATTTCTCAATGCGGGACAGGAAAATATTCCAGTTGACTATAAGTTGTATATGATAAATGGAAATTTTCATGCTATAATGATTTGTCTTGATAGAGATAAGGATGTAAAATTTTATCATTTTGATAATAACCTACGTTATCGCCCAGATTATAATTCACCCACTTTATCGGTATTACCTACCCATTTAACGCTTATTCCTAGTGAAATTAATAAAATGATTGATTATGCTAAAATCTTATCTAAACCATTTCCTTTTGTTCGAGTTGATCTATATGGAATAAATGGCAAAATAATTTTTAGTGAATTAACCTTTCTTGTTTATGGAGGCGTCTTTTATACAAGATATGCCAATTTACCAAGTGATATTAAGTTTACTTCTATACCAAAGGAATATTTACTTACCAAATGATGAATAAACTCACAGTACTAATGCCTTCATATAACCGCTCACAATATATAAGCGAAGCGGTCAATTCCGTCTTAAACCAAAAAACTGATTTTGGTGTTAAACTTATTATAACGGACGATTGTTCGACAGACGGATCAATTGAAATAATAAAAGAACTACAAAGGCAATATCCCGAAAGAATTGAAATAATTTTATCCGAAAAAAACGAACGGCTTCTTGCTAACATTCTTAAAGCTCAAGTAAGGGTGCGGACTGAATATTTTTGTGTGCTCGACCCGGACGATTATTATACTGATGAGCTTTTTTTACAAAAAGCAGTTGATTTCCTTGATGCACATAAAGATTTTACAATTTATAGCTCTAATTGTATGATGTTGTATGAGAACAAAACCGAAAAGCCGTTTATTGAAAGTAATGTAAAAGAAGCTATATTTGATTTTAATGATTTATTGCAAGATAAAGTTATTATAACGCAAACTGCCGGAAGCATTTTTAGAAATATCGTGTATAATAATGGTATTCCCGAAATTATAAAAAATGCAATAGGAACATATAGTGAGTCTTCTTTTCGTGCAGATACGGAAAGATATATTTTTCATTTAGAAAAAGGAAAAGCTTTTTTTCAAAATGAAATAGTTGCCGTATATAGAATACATAAAGACGGTATATGGACAAAAGAAAATCAATTTCACCGTAACTTACTTGCTGCACAGGCTTATTATGATTATTTTCGATACTTCAACTATACTCATGCCGACTATTTTATACATTATTCATTGTTTTATACAAAAGAATGTTTTGAAGAATTAAAAAAAGCAATAGATAAAAACGAATTTACACAAACGATCGTTCAATCTGATATAGAGCAGCTGTTTGCCATAATAGTCGAAGATGAAAAATATTTTGACAAAATAGCTGAGGATAATGATAAACTGTATATAAAAAAATCTTTAACGGTAAGAAAACTAATCAAGTATCTGTTGCCCTACGGTTTTGTACGGCTGATTCAAAAAATAAGGAGACAATAATATGACTCCCCCCCCCCCCCCCCCCCCGATAATTATAGGTACTTCCAGTTTTGCACAATCAGGAGGTTCCGCTATTACAAATATTTTGGAAGAATTTTCTGCCTTTTCGGTTCTTAAGGGTGGAGCGGAATTTGAATGTAAATTTTTTACTGAAAATATATTTGCTTTGGAAACTGCTTTAAAAATAGGTAACGGTATAGATAAGGCTGTGAAAGCTTTTTTATATAATGCACTACAAGCTTCAAACGATATTGATTATAAAAATAATTTCGGCCCCGAATTTTTAAATTATAC
The DNA window shown above is from Treponema denticola and carries:
- a CDS encoding AAA family ATPase, which codes for MSKGNYSKLTKITIAGYKSIAYDFPQEIPIGDINILIGANGSGKSNLISFFRMLNYMMTGALQTYIGQSGSAENLLHFGSKKTPFINASLEFTNDKNVKDIYNMTLVKTVQDSFIFSEESIKYNGKIYNLNEGHKESFLFTGKAMNKATEIIGCLLSKCRIFQFHDTSVSSNIRTNSFLDNNKYLFGNGGNLASVLYLLKNKEVYEKYYRKIVYYIQNIFPQFDDFVLEPLPLNQNYIKLNWKQKSSLDYILGVDQLSDGIIRFMALAVLLLTPPELLPNIIVIDEPELGLHPRAIEALAAMVNDASRYSQIILATHSERLLDCLDAKNVITADQDRLHNCSIYKRIDEEALHDWLEEYSLSQLWNKNILRGQP
- a CDS encoding DUF4276 family protein translates to MTTIYVICEGQTEAAFVRNILNKALGYDCNTCIAPIVNSETDKKTGKTYKGGIQKFVKVDNDIQHTLRNIKKPKAIVTTMFDYYALPADFPGMVEAEQAADVYEKIEIIESALKTYYYEKYPYIKFIPYIQLHEFETLLFTNIGILEEEFFDRINKKEFDSLVDFVNNEDNIELINSGTDTAPSKRIIKCIQFYHKPIDGMKILSKIDFLTIRDRCKHFNDWITKLENND
- a CDS encoding glycosyltransferase family 2 protein, coding for MMNKLTVLMPSYNRSQYISEAVNSVLNQKTDFGVKLIITDDCSTDGSIEIIKELQRQYPERIEIILSEKNERLLANILKAQVRVRTEYFCVLDPDDYYTDELFLQKAVDFLDAHKDFTIYSSNCMMLYENKTEKPFIESNVKEAIFDFNDLLQDKVIITQTAGSIFRNIVYNNGIPEIIKNAIGTYSESSFRADTERYIFHLEKGKAFFQNEIVAVYRIHKDGIWTKENQFHRNLLAAQAYYDYFRYFNYTHADYFIHYSLFYTKECFEELKKAIDKNEFTQTIVQSDIEQLFAIIVEDEKYFDKIAEDNDKLYIKKSLTVRKLIKYLLPYGFVRLIQKIRRQ
- a CDS encoding ATP-grasp fold amidoligase family protein, translated to MIDKHGKLKGIKTMKKNIKRILKFVLGRLYRWLMKDKVWWRKFLSVAAPVYASKRLYEKALGKKLNLKNPQTLNEKCMWLKLNTYYRHPLITECCDKYRVRDYVKRMGCAEILNDLIGVWDNPDKIDFDKLPNQFVLKCNHGAGFNIICRDKTKLDISKTKKQLKKWLKEDYWKLYAETQYKFIKKKIICEKFLNAGQENIPVDYKLYMINGNFHAIMICLDRDKDVKFYHFDNNLRYRPDYNSPTLSVLPTHLTLIPSEINKMIDYAKILSKPFPFVRVDLYGINGKIIFSELTFLVYGGVFYTRYANLPSDIKFTSIPKEYLLTK
- a CDS encoding ATP-grasp domain-containing protein, whose amino-acid sequence is MWKNTIAIIGSNVNAVIFATRAKALNIKTICFAWNNCLDAKDVVDKFYLTDVLEPDKVVDICKKENIQGVLCATESALYDTACIASRLGLVCNSVEVAKNVTNKFYVRNNTNDLQFIKTPKYFIVCDDDNFDIDQIKKYPVIIKPVRSTAKKGITVVYSNNEVEAALDYACSSVTNNDGILVEEFLADGDEYSVESLSFNGKHHVIQITNKISSGPPHCIELEYHQGNVLTDDMHKKVAFGIDELLTKLGITFGPCHTEIKIIGDKIYLIELNARMGGGGISYPLTELSTGYPYISAILLCSLNIFLPPPQNNYKGSENMPEYIT